One Cyanobium sp. AMD-g genomic window carries:
- a CDS encoding GH116 family glycosyl hydrolase: protein MAPFGLSALQNLRRGRTPWQPPEASWSRPFGQGWDKPYTVRYASNLDDGPNHGMPLGGFGAGCLGRGIDGAFNLWHLDGGEHWFGVLPDCQFALFEQDGEGRRAHALATTPASDASRPDAAPPLAAWSWYPAATPEQPSGTVAVRYPVSSHHYASVFSGDVRCEAFSPILPGDYRRTSYPVAVFAWTFSNPTNQPLDLSLLLSWRNTVGWFTNTDPAAEVHFRDDGSPEHNYVPAIGRGKGQRNRWVDGAGLKGLLLEGERSQPLAEGQGQWCLAVPDEAALNHPGLEVFRCSRWDPSGDGAELWEPFSRDGSIPDSDNDRRSTGDDPLSAALAVRFRLEPGASLEIPVVISWDLPVTAFATGTRALRRYTDFFGSEGDSAAAIAGEALAEWRDWQAAIEAWQAPVVQRHDLAEPLRMALLNELYDLASGGSLWTAASGDDPVGRFGVLECLDYAWYESLDVRLYGSFALLQLWPELDKAVLRSFARAIPAADPTPRPIGWYFTQGRGRVEAARKVAGATPHDLGAPNERPFDATNYTAYQDCNLWKDLASDFVLQVWRTYKLAPGGLDIRFLADCWPAAVTALDYLKQFDVNDDGLPDNGGAPDQTFDDWPLQGVSAYCGALWIAALEAALAIGQRLQLELGLDTAEEQRRFGGWLEQSRSHFDALLWNGEYYAIDAGSGTPVVMADQLCGDFYARLLGLPPVVADERALSALKAIRQACFESFEGGRLGVANGLRRDGTPLDPEGTHPLEVWTGINFGLAAYYRLMGQSSTAFAITGAVVRQVYEGGLQFRTPEAITAAGTFRACHYLRAMAIWALWATHTGWQPIPGAERQP from the coding sequence ATGGCGCCCTTCGGCCTCTCCGCTCTCCAGAACCTGCGGCGCGGCAGGACTCCCTGGCAGCCCCCCGAGGCCAGCTGGTCGCGGCCCTTCGGCCAGGGCTGGGACAAGCCCTACACGGTGCGCTACGCCAGCAACCTGGATGACGGCCCCAACCACGGCATGCCCCTCGGGGGCTTCGGCGCCGGCTGCCTGGGCCGGGGCATCGACGGCGCCTTCAACCTCTGGCACCTCGACGGCGGGGAGCACTGGTTCGGCGTGCTGCCCGACTGCCAGTTCGCCCTGTTCGAGCAGGACGGCGAGGGGCGGCGGGCCCATGCCCTGGCCACCACACCCGCCTCTGACGCTTCCCGCCCCGACGCCGCCCCGCCGCTGGCCGCCTGGAGCTGGTACCCCGCCGCCACGCCGGAGCAGCCGAGCGGCACCGTGGCGGTGCGCTATCCGGTCAGCTCCCACCACTACGCCTCCGTGTTCAGCGGCGACGTGCGCTGCGAGGCCTTCAGCCCGATCCTCCCCGGCGACTACCGGCGCACCAGCTATCCCGTTGCCGTCTTCGCCTGGACGTTCAGCAACCCCACCAACCAGCCGCTGGATCTGTCGCTGCTGCTGAGCTGGCGCAACACCGTCGGCTGGTTCACCAACACCGACCCGGCGGCGGAGGTCCACTTCCGTGACGACGGCAGCCCGGAGCACAACTACGTGCCGGCGATCGGCCGCGGCAAGGGGCAGCGCAACCGCTGGGTCGACGGGGCCGGCCTCAAGGGCCTGCTGCTGGAGGGCGAGCGGTCGCAACCCCTGGCTGAAGGGCAGGGCCAGTGGTGTCTGGCGGTGCCCGACGAGGCGGCGCTGAACCACCCGGGGCTGGAGGTGTTCCGCTGCAGCCGCTGGGATCCCAGCGGTGATGGGGCGGAACTCTGGGAACCCTTCAGCCGCGACGGCTCGATCCCCGACAGCGACAACGACCGCCGCAGCACCGGCGACGATCCCCTCAGCGCCGCCCTGGCGGTGCGCTTCCGGCTGGAGCCCGGGGCCTCGCTGGAAATCCCGGTGGTGATCAGCTGGGACCTGCCGGTGACGGCCTTCGCCACCGGCACCCGGGCCCTGCGCCGCTACACCGACTTCTTTGGCAGCGAAGGCGACAGCGCCGCCGCCATCGCCGGCGAAGCCCTGGCCGAATGGCGCGACTGGCAGGCCGCGATCGAGGCCTGGCAGGCGCCGGTGGTGCAACGCCACGACCTGGCGGAGCCGCTGCGGATGGCCCTGCTCAACGAGCTCTACGACCTGGCGAGTGGCGGCAGCCTCTGGACAGCCGCCAGCGGTGACGATCCGGTGGGCCGCTTCGGGGTGCTCGAGTGCCTCGACTACGCCTGGTACGAAAGCCTCGATGTGCGGCTGTACGGCTCCTTCGCCCTGCTGCAGCTGTGGCCCGAGCTCGACAAGGCGGTGCTGCGCAGCTTTGCCCGCGCCATCCCGGCCGCCGATCCGACGCCGCGGCCGATCGGCTGGTACTTCACCCAGGGACGGGGCCGGGTGGAGGCGGCCCGCAAGGTAGCCGGCGCCACCCCCCACGACCTCGGCGCCCCCAACGAGCGCCCCTTCGACGCCACCAACTACACCGCCTACCAGGACTGCAACCTCTGGAAGGACCTGGCCAGCGATTTCGTGCTGCAGGTCTGGCGCACCTACAAGCTGGCTCCCGGTGGCCTGGACATCCGCTTCCTGGCGGACTGCTGGCCGGCGGCGGTGACCGCCCTCGACTACCTCAAGCAGTTCGACGTCAACGACGACGGCCTGCCCGACAACGGTGGTGCCCCGGACCAGACCTTCGATGACTGGCCCCTGCAGGGGGTGAGCGCCTACTGCGGTGCCCTCTGGATCGCCGCCCTGGAGGCGGCCCTGGCCATCGGCCAGCGGCTGCAGCTGGAGCTGGGGCTCGACACCGCTGAGGAGCAACGGCGCTTCGGCGGCTGGCTGGAGCAGTCCCGAAGCCACTTCGATGCCCTGCTCTGGAACGGCGAGTACTACGCCATCGATGCCGGCAGCGGCACGCCCGTGGTGATGGCCGACCAGCTCTGCGGCGACTTCTACGCCCGGCTGCTGGGGCTGCCGCCGGTGGTGGCCGACGAGCGGGCCCTCTCGGCCCTCAAGGCGATCCGCCAGGCCTGCTTTGAGTCCTTCGAGGGCGGCCGTCTGGGGGTGGCCAATGGCCTGCGCCGCGACGGCACCCCCCTCGATCCCGAGGGAACCCATCCGCTGGAGGTCTGGACCGGTATCAACTTCGGCCTGGCCGCCTACTACCGGCTGATGGGACAGAGCAGCACCGCCTTCGCCATCACCGGTGCCGTCGTGCGCCAGGTGTACGAGGGTGGCCTGCAGTTCCGCACACCGGAGGCGATCACCGCGGCCGGCACCTTCCGCGCCTGCCACTACCTGCGGGCCATGGCGATCTGGGCGCTCTGGGCCACCCACACCGGCTGGCAACCGATCCCGGGGGCCGAACGCCAGCCATGA
- a CDS encoding DUF3122 domain-containing protein: MVLVLAVAPAPALAQLHAHPNGNGTPVVRSLESLRDLDDQSWQVVAYREGPPGGPLRLRIVGYPGKVRLDHPTALEVRSGRLLWDLEDVTLNSAALAGDTRSAAAEFDLAPLLADLERNRPLRLRLPRVFSELAVPPYVVAEWRRLLTWQEALPGQP; this comes from the coding sequence ATGGTGCTGGTGCTGGCCGTGGCCCCGGCGCCGGCCCTGGCGCAACTGCATGCCCACCCGAATGGCAACGGCACCCCGGTGGTGCGCAGCCTGGAGAGCCTGCGCGACCTCGACGACCAGAGCTGGCAGGTGGTGGCCTACCGGGAGGGACCGCCCGGCGGCCCGTTGCGGCTACGGATCGTCGGCTACCCCGGCAAGGTGCGCCTCGACCATCCCACGGCCCTGGAGGTGCGCAGCGGCCGGCTGCTCTGGGACCTCGAGGATGTGACCCTCAATAGCGCTGCCCTGGCCGGGGATACCCGATCCGCCGCCGCCGAGTTCGATCTGGCGCCGCTGCTGGCCGATCTGGAGCGGAACCGTCCCCTGCGACTGCGGCTGCCGCGGGTGTTCAGCGAGTTGGCGGTTCCGCCCTACGTGGTGGCGGAATGGCGCCGCCTGCTGACCTGGCAGGAAGCGCTGCCGGGCCAGCCGTGA
- the ribD gene encoding bifunctional diaminohydroxyphosphoribosylaminopyrimidine deaminase/5-amino-6-(5-phosphoribosylamino)uracil reductase RibD, protein MRRALQLASLGRGGTSPNPLVGAVVLDAAGQLVGEGFHKRAGSPHAEVVALRQAGERARGGTVVVTLEPCCHHGRTPPCCDAVIAAGLKRVVVAMADPDPRVCGEGVARLRRAGLEVIEGVARAEATQLNRAFVHRVHTGRPLGILKWAMSLDGRTALPNGESQWISSQNAREWVHHLRATCDAVIVGGGTVRADDPLLTSRGRRHPEPLRVVLSRGLNLPKAARLWDQDGAATLVAHGPEAPLDRRLWLDAIGVERLEMGVCEPASLLEALAQRGCNQVLWECGPELAAAALRQLCVQELAAVVAPKLLGGLPARTPVGELGLSRIESDPSWTEDTVRRLGVDLVWTLSRASPSGTPRDRPRP, encoded by the coding sequence ATGCGGCGCGCCCTGCAGCTGGCGAGCCTTGGCCGGGGGGGCACCAGTCCGAATCCACTGGTGGGCGCCGTGGTGCTGGATGCCGCCGGGCAGCTGGTGGGTGAGGGCTTCCACAAGCGAGCCGGTTCGCCCCATGCAGAGGTGGTCGCCCTGCGACAAGCGGGGGAGCGGGCCAGGGGTGGGACGGTGGTGGTGACTCTGGAACCCTGTTGCCATCACGGCCGAACGCCCCCCTGCTGCGATGCGGTGATCGCCGCGGGCCTGAAGAGGGTCGTCGTGGCGATGGCTGATCCGGATCCTCGGGTCTGCGGTGAGGGTGTGGCCCGCCTGCGCCGGGCTGGCCTTGAGGTGATCGAAGGGGTGGCCCGGGCGGAGGCGACCCAACTCAACCGGGCTTTCGTTCACCGGGTGCACACCGGCCGACCGCTGGGGATTCTGAAGTGGGCCATGAGCCTCGACGGACGCACCGCCCTGCCCAACGGCGAGAGCCAGTGGATCAGCAGCCAGAACGCCCGGGAATGGGTGCACCATCTGCGGGCGACCTGTGATGCGGTGATCGTGGGAGGCGGCACTGTGCGGGCCGACGACCCCCTGCTCACCAGCCGCGGCCGGCGCCATCCCGAACCCCTGCGTGTGGTGCTGAGCCGCGGCCTGAATCTGCCGAAAGCCGCCCGCCTCTGGGATCAGGACGGCGCCGCCACCTTGGTGGCCCATGGCCCGGAAGCGCCCCTCGACCGCCGGCTTTGGCTCGACGCCATCGGCGTGGAACGCCTGGAGATGGGCGTCTGCGAGCCGGCGTCACTGCTGGAGGCCCTGGCCCAGCGCGGTTGCAACCAGGTGCTCTGGGAATGCGGGCCCGAACTGGCGGCGGCGGCCCTGCGGCAGCTCTGCGTGCAGGAGCTGGCGGCCGTGGTCGCGCCGAAGCTGCTGGGGGGCCTGCCGGCAAGGACTCCAGTCGGGGAGCTCGGGCTCAGCCGCATCGAGAGTGATCCCTCCTGGACAGAAGACACGGTGCGACGGCTCGGCGTCGATCTGGTCTGGACCCTCAGCCGGGCCAGTCCCTCCGGCACACCTCGGGACCGTCCAAGGCCTTGA
- a CDS encoding DUF427 domain-containing protein: MMERVSDYPRPPLLLPCERHVRVEIFGKVLADTRCSLRLLETFHPPTYYLPPEVMNLDMLVPAPGRSFCEWKGVARYFDVVAADGRRLERALWQYPDPSPPYQALAGWFSLYPGKMEGCWVDGEQVTAQPGGFYGGWITADVEGPFKGDLRHPELI, encoded by the coding sequence ATGATGGAACGCGTCTCTGACTATCCACGCCCTCCGTTGCTGTTGCCATGCGAACGGCATGTGCGGGTCGAGATCTTCGGCAAAGTGCTCGCCGATACCCGTTGCAGCCTGAGGCTGCTCGAAACCTTCCACCCGCCCACCTATTACCTGCCCCCGGAGGTGATGAACCTGGACATGCTGGTGCCGGCTCCGGGCCGTTCCTTCTGCGAGTGGAAAGGGGTGGCCCGCTATTTCGATGTGGTGGCCGCCGATGGTCGCCGCCTGGAACGGGCCCTGTGGCAGTACCCCGATCCCTCGCCCCCCTACCAGGCCTTGGCGGGTTGGTTCTCCCTTTATCCCGGCAAGATGGAAGGCTGCTGGGTGGACGGGGAACAGGTCACCGCCCAACCCGGGGGCTTCTACGGCGGCTGGATCACCGCCGACGTGGAGGGTCCGTTCAAAGGAGATCTCCGCCACCCGGAGCTGATCTGA
- a CDS encoding Nif11-like leader peptide family RiPP precursor, translating to MSLADLDAFLAHARGIPELNRRLHDHQQPLDLPAFLEVARGEGFALSADDILAAQQREEARLSEGELQERAGVEARRLRHFIPG from the coding sequence ATGAGCCTCGCTGACCTCGATGCTTTCCTGGCCCACGCGCGAGGGATCCCTGAACTCAACCGACGTCTGCACGATCATCAGCAACCCCTTGATCTGCCCGCCTTCCTGGAAGTGGCGCGTGGCGAAGGATTCGCCCTCAGCGCCGACGACATCCTGGCCGCCCAGCAGCGGGAGGAGGCGCGACTCAGCGAGGGAGAACTCCAGGAGCGTGCCGGGGTGGAGGCAAGACGATTGCGCCACTTCATCCCGGGCTGA
- a CDS encoding SOS response-associated peptidase, producing MCGRYSLATRLDRLLPRLKGPMPPGFVEHYAPRPQVRPGEPVLLQRQEHGRLEVALALWGLVPDWCPDPMARRRPINARSETVGEKPFFRGAWRHRRALIPADGFYEWQTKTVEGRSFKQPWLFRRRDQRPFWLGGLWERWLGGDGGELETCVVLTTAPNDLLARVHDRMPVVIPDGLEEAWLAAVDGPELRALEPLMDPWDPAAWEAVKLELSPAAAVQLDLLARPMDDAVN from the coding sequence ATGTGCGGCCGCTACTCCCTGGCCACCCGCCTCGATCGGCTGCTGCCCCGTCTGAAGGGTCCGATGCCGCCGGGATTTGTCGAGCATTACGCCCCCCGGCCCCAGGTGCGGCCAGGGGAGCCGGTGCTGCTGCAGCGCCAGGAGCACGGGCGCCTGGAGGTGGCCCTGGCCCTGTGGGGGCTGGTGCCGGACTGGTGCCCCGACCCGATGGCCCGCCGCCGACCCATCAACGCCCGCAGCGAGACGGTGGGGGAGAAGCCCTTCTTCCGGGGCGCCTGGCGCCACCGCCGCGCCCTGATCCCCGCCGATGGGTTCTACGAATGGCAGACAAAAACAGTGGAGGGCCGGTCCTTCAAGCAACCCTGGCTGTTCCGTCGCCGTGATCAGCGCCCCTTCTGGCTCGGCGGGCTCTGGGAGCGTTGGCTGGGGGGGGATGGGGGTGAACTCGAGACCTGCGTCGTGCTCACCACCGCCCCCAACGACCTGCTGGCCCGGGTGCACGACCGCATGCCGGTGGTGATCCCCGACGGCCTGGAGGAGGCCTGGTTGGCGGCCGTCGATGGACCGGAGCTGCGGGCCCTTGAGCCGCTGATGGATCCCTGGGATCCGGCGGCCTGGGAGGCGGTGAAGCTGGAGTTGAGCCCGGCGGCGGCGGTGCAGCTGGATCTGCTGGCCCGTCCCATGGACGACGCCGTCAATTGA
- the ftsH gene encoding ATP-dependent zinc metalloprotease FtsH: MAIRQDDNRPTRRFGLVNLLLIGFGVLLLFSNFLPNPATQVPRVPYSLFIDQVNDDNVKRAYITQDQIRYELTTAPEEGAPTVLSTTPIFDMELPQRLEQHGVEFAAAPPKRPSFFTTALSWVVPPLIFILVLQFFARRSGMGGGGAQGALSFTKSKAKVYVPDEESRVTFADVAGVDEAKTELTEIVDFLKTPQRYMDIGARIPKGVLLVGPPGTGKTLLSKAVAGEASVPFFIISGSEFVELFVGAGAARVRDLFEEAKKKAPCIIFIDELDAIGKSRSGSMGVVGGNDEREQTLNQLLTEMDGFTAQDKPVIVLAATNQPETLDAALLRPGRFDRQVLVDRPDLSGRKMILDIYGKKVKLAEGVDLDKIAQATSGFAGADLANLVNEAALLAARAYRTTVEQADLNEAIERVVAGLEKKSRVLQPDEKKVVAYHEVGHAIVGHLMPGGSKVAKISIVPRGMAALGYTLQLPTEERFLNSKEDLEGQIATLLGGRSAEEVVFGEVTTGAANDLQRATDIAEQMIGTYGMSETLGPLAYDKQGGSRFLGGNSNPRRAVSDATALEIDKEVRGLVDRAHDRALAILHHNRELLEAISHKILEKEVIEGDELKHLLASSRLPDAPVLEGVPA, encoded by the coding sequence ATGGCCATCCGTCAGGACGACAACCGCCCCACAAGGCGGTTCGGACTCGTCAATCTGCTCCTGATCGGTTTCGGCGTCCTGCTGCTGTTCAGCAATTTCCTGCCCAATCCCGCCACCCAGGTGCCCCGGGTGCCCTATTCCCTGTTCATCGACCAGGTGAACGACGACAACGTCAAACGGGCCTACATCACCCAGGACCAGATCCGCTACGAGCTCACCACGGCTCCGGAGGAAGGGGCCCCCACGGTGCTCTCCACCACGCCGATCTTCGACATGGAGCTGCCCCAGCGCCTGGAGCAGCACGGTGTTGAATTCGCCGCCGCCCCGCCGAAGCGGCCCAGCTTCTTCACCACGGCGCTGAGCTGGGTGGTGCCGCCGCTGATCTTCATCCTGGTGCTGCAGTTCTTCGCCCGACGCAGCGGCATGGGCGGCGGTGGCGCCCAGGGGGCCCTGAGCTTCACCAAATCAAAGGCGAAGGTCTACGTGCCCGATGAGGAGTCGCGGGTCACCTTCGCCGATGTGGCCGGCGTGGACGAAGCCAAGACCGAACTCACCGAGATTGTCGACTTCCTCAAGACGCCCCAGCGCTACATGGACATCGGCGCCCGCATCCCCAAGGGCGTGCTGCTGGTTGGTCCTCCTGGCACCGGCAAGACCCTGCTCTCCAAGGCCGTGGCCGGTGAAGCCAGTGTGCCCTTCTTCATCATCTCCGGTTCCGAATTCGTGGAGCTGTTCGTGGGGGCCGGTGCCGCCCGCGTGCGCGACCTGTTCGAAGAAGCCAAGAAGAAGGCGCCGTGCATCATCTTCATCGACGAACTCGATGCCATCGGCAAGAGCCGTTCCGGCTCCATGGGCGTGGTGGGCGGCAACGATGAACGGGAGCAGACCCTCAACCAGCTGCTCACCGAGATGGACGGCTTCACCGCCCAGGACAAACCGGTGATCGTGCTGGCGGCCACCAACCAGCCGGAAACCCTCGATGCCGCCCTGCTGCGTCCTGGCCGTTTCGACCGTCAGGTGCTGGTGGATCGGCCCGACCTCTCCGGCCGCAAGATGATCCTGGACATCTACGGCAAGAAGGTGAAGCTGGCCGAAGGCGTCGATCTCGACAAGATCGCCCAGGCCACCAGCGGCTTCGCCGGCGCCGACCTGGCCAACCTGGTGAATGAGGCGGCCCTGCTGGCGGCCCGGGCGTACCGCACCACCGTGGAGCAGGCCGACCTCAACGAAGCCATCGAACGGGTGGTGGCGGGCCTCGAGAAGAAGAGCCGCGTGCTGCAGCCCGATGAGAAGAAGGTGGTGGCGTACCACGAGGTGGGCCACGCGATCGTGGGGCACCTGATGCCCGGCGGCAGCAAGGTGGCGAAGATCTCGATCGTGCCCCGCGGCATGGCGGCTCTCGGCTACACCCTGCAGCTGCCCACCGAGGAGCGCTTCCTGAATTCCAAGGAGGATCTCGAAGGCCAGATCGCCACCCTCCTGGGCGGCCGTTCCGCCGAGGAGGTGGTCTTCGGTGAGGTCACCACCGGCGCCGCCAACGACCTGCAGCGGGCCACCGACATCGCCGAGCAGATGATCGGCACCTACGGCATGAGCGAGACCCTCGGCCCCCTCGCCTACGACAAACAGGGTGGCAGCCGATTCCTGGGAGGTAACTCCAACCCCCGCCGGGCCGTGAGTGACGCCACCGCCCTGGAGATCGACAAGGAAGTGCGGGGGCTGGTGGACCGGGCCCACGACCGGGCCCTGGCGATCCTGCACCACAACCGCGAACTGCTGGAGGCCATCTCCCACAAGATCCTTGAAAAGGAGGTGATCGAGGGCGACGAGCTGAAGCATCTGCTGGCCTCCAGCCGCCTCCCGGATGCACCGGTGCTGGAGGGAGTCCCCGCCTGA
- the argF gene encoding ornithine carbamoyltransferase codes for MVSPSAPLAALKGRDLLSSADLDGPQTLALLELARQLKGGERRIDLAGRVLGLIFSKASTRTRVSFIVAMARLGGQTIDLNPAVTQVGRGEPIADTARVLSRYCDALAIRTFAQEDLVDYAHWASIPVINALTDLEHPCQALADALTIQERFGHGPTDLHGLTLAYVGDGNNMAHSLMLVGALLGMDVRIGSPDGFAPSPAVVDQARALAGERSTITVLQEPVATARGAHVLYTDVWASMGQEEEQAQRERAFAGWCLDEDLLAEADPRAIVLHCLPAHRGEEISAGVIEGTASRVFDQAENRLHVQQALLATLLGGISD; via the coding sequence ATGGTGTCCCCCTCAGCCCCACTCGCCGCCCTCAAGGGCCGCGATCTCCTCTCCTCGGCCGACCTGGACGGTCCCCAGACCCTCGCCCTGCTGGAGCTGGCACGCCAGCTGAAGGGCGGCGAGCGCCGCATCGACCTGGCCGGCCGGGTGCTGGGGCTGATCTTCTCCAAGGCCTCCACCCGCACCCGGGTGAGCTTCATCGTCGCCATGGCCAGGCTCGGCGGCCAGACGATCGACCTCAACCCGGCCGTCACCCAGGTGGGCCGCGGCGAGCCGATCGCCGACACGGCCCGGGTGCTGAGCCGCTATTGCGATGCCCTGGCGATCCGCACCTTCGCCCAGGAGGACCTGGTCGACTACGCCCACTGGGCCTCGATCCCGGTGATCAACGCCCTCACCGACCTGGAGCACCCCTGCCAGGCCCTGGCCGATGCCCTGACGATCCAGGAGCGCTTCGGCCACGGTCCCACCGATCTGCACGGCCTCACCCTGGCCTACGTGGGCGACGGCAACAACATGGCCCACTCGCTGATGCTGGTCGGGGCCCTGCTGGGGATGGACGTGCGCATCGGCAGCCCCGACGGTTTCGCCCCCAGTCCTGCCGTGGTGGACCAGGCCCGGGCCCTTGCCGGGGAGCGCTCCACGATCACCGTGCTGCAGGAACCGGTGGCGACGGCCCGGGGGGCCCACGTCCTCTACACCGATGTGTGGGCGTCGATGGGCCAGGAGGAGGAGCAGGCCCAGCGGGAGCGGGCCTTCGCCGGCTGGTGCCTCGACGAGGACCTGCTGGCCGAGGCCGATCCGCGGGCGATCGTGCTGCACTGTCTGCCGGCCCACCGGGGCGAGGAGATCAGCGCCGGTGTGATCGAGGGCACCGCCAGCCGGGTGTTCGACCAGGCGGAGAACCGCCTGCACGTGCAGCAGGCCCTGCTGGCCACCCTGCTGGGGGGCATCAGCGACTGA
- the lexA gene encoding transcriptional repressor LexA, whose protein sequence is MFATLQELTEAQRELYDWLADYIGSHRHSPSIRQMMEAMGLRSPAPIQSRLRHLQQKGWITWQEGQARTLQLLGNASTGIPVLGSVAAGGLVETFDDVQEHLDLAPVLDTRGLFALTVNGDSMVDAHIADGDVVLMEPVADPSRLREGTIVSALVPGSGTTLKHFHRQGAQVRLEAANPAYAPILLPADQVSVQGRLVAVWRQV, encoded by the coding sequence GTGTTCGCCACCCTTCAGGAGCTCACCGAGGCCCAGCGGGAGCTGTACGACTGGCTCGCCGACTACATCGGCAGTCACCGCCACAGCCCGTCGATCCGCCAGATGATGGAGGCCATGGGCCTGCGCTCGCCGGCGCCGATACAGAGCCGCCTGCGCCACCTGCAGCAGAAGGGCTGGATCACCTGGCAGGAGGGGCAGGCCCGCACCCTGCAGCTGCTCGGGAACGCCTCCACAGGCATTCCTGTGCTCGGGTCCGTGGCCGCCGGCGGGCTGGTGGAAACCTTCGATGATGTGCAGGAACACCTCGATCTGGCCCCGGTGCTCGACACCCGCGGCCTGTTCGCCCTCACCGTCAACGGTGACTCGATGGTGGACGCCCACATCGCCGATGGCGACGTGGTGCTGATGGAGCCCGTGGCCGACCCCTCCCGGCTGCGGGAAGGCACGATCGTGAGCGCCCTGGTGCCGGGCAGCGGCACCACCCTCAAGCACTTCCACCGCCAGGGGGCCCAGGTGCGGCTGGAGGCCGCCAACCCGGCCTACGCACCGATCCTGCTGCCCGCCGACCAGGTGAGTGTGCAAGGCCGCCTGGTGGCGGTCTGGCGTCAGGTCTGA
- a CDS encoding mechanosensitive ion channel family protein, translating to MAALMALAILVVMAPFSGAGAQEATVAPAFLQLDGNRLFPVSASMDYTADQRVERANRLLQEVVATGSPARIGVKELRNLPVITLDDAVVLTVTRRDTPEGLTVQGQAELWRQTLTAAIKRGRLERQPAYVVRMVPISLGILGATFLLQRLLGLLWRRYLPSALTQPLVSEPGSQPLRAMDWLLHGVLVILRLGLWMGAILVIAGFFPVTRLLISRLLEALTKSLGSPFLPLGGRSYSVLDVFVLVALFLVLVRGVAFLKGLLQIRVLQRTGIEPGSQEAIAFVLQYGLLFLGTLVLLQLWGLDLTSLALFASVLGVGVGLGLQGIAKNLISGLIIMFERPIKVNDFVEVGDLQGTVTRVNLRSTEVVTLDRISIIVPNAEFLESRVVNWSHGSSVARLKIPVGVAYGSDCQVVRQALLEACHDLSDILATPPPQVFFKGFGESSLDFQLLVWINQPRRQYEIRSALNFRIEAILRQHDLSVPFPQRDLHLRNERLEVALPPAITDALLNRLSPTPHDQDGGTPAPAPPVQG from the coding sequence GTGGCCGCCCTGATGGCCCTGGCCATCTTGGTGGTGATGGCCCCCTTCAGTGGGGCCGGAGCCCAGGAGGCGACCGTTGCCCCTGCCTTTCTCCAGTTGGACGGCAACCGGCTGTTCCCGGTCAGCGCCTCAATGGACTACACGGCTGACCAACGGGTGGAGCGGGCCAATCGGCTGCTGCAGGAGGTGGTGGCGACCGGGAGCCCGGCCAGGATCGGCGTGAAGGAGCTCCGCAACCTGCCCGTGATCACCCTCGATGACGCGGTGGTCCTCACGGTCACCCGGCGCGACACGCCGGAGGGCCTGACGGTGCAGGGGCAGGCCGAGCTCTGGCGTCAAACTCTGACGGCGGCTATCAAGCGGGGGCGGCTCGAACGGCAGCCCGCCTACGTGGTCCGCATGGTCCCCATCTCCCTGGGGATCCTGGGAGCCACGTTCCTGCTGCAGCGGCTTCTTGGGCTGCTGTGGCGGCGGTACCTGCCCTCAGCCCTCACCCAGCCCCTGGTCAGTGAGCCCGGCAGCCAACCGCTGCGGGCCATGGACTGGCTGCTGCACGGGGTGTTGGTGATCCTGCGGCTTGGCCTCTGGATGGGAGCGATCCTGGTGATCGCCGGTTTCTTTCCCGTCACCCGGCTGCTGATCAGCCGCCTGCTGGAGGCCCTCACCAAGAGCCTGGGCTCCCCTTTCCTGCCCCTGGGGGGACGCAGCTACTCCGTGCTGGATGTCTTCGTCCTGGTGGCCCTGTTCCTCGTGCTGGTGCGCGGGGTGGCGTTCCTCAAGGGGCTGCTCCAGATCCGCGTCCTGCAACGCACGGGCATCGAGCCGGGCTCCCAGGAAGCGATCGCCTTCGTTCTTCAGTACGGCCTGCTGTTCCTCGGCACGCTGGTGCTGCTGCAGCTGTGGGGCCTCGATCTCACCTCCCTGGCCCTGTTCGCCAGCGTCCTGGGTGTGGGGGTGGGCCTGGGCCTGCAGGGCATCGCCAAGAACCTGATCAGCGGCCTGATCATCATGTTCGAGCGCCCCATCAAGGTGAACGATTTCGTCGAGGTGGGCGACCTGCAGGGCACCGTGACCCGCGTCAATCTGCGCAGCACCGAGGTGGTCACCCTTGACCGCATCTCGATCATCGTTCCCAACGCGGAGTTTCTGGAGTCCCGCGTCGTCAACTGGAGCCACGGAAGTTCGGTGGCCCGCCTCAAGATTCCGGTGGGCGTGGCCTACGGCTCCGATTGCCAGGTGGTGCGTCAGGCCCTGCTGGAGGCTTGCCACGACCTGTCAGACATCCTGGCAACGCCACCACCCCAGGTGTTCTTCAAGGGCTTCGGGGAGAGTTCCCTGGATTTCCAATTGCTGGTCTGGATCAACCAGCCCCGGCGTCAGTATGAGATCCGCAGCGCGCTCAACTTCCGCATCGAAGCGATCCTGCGCCAGCACGATTTGTCCGTTCCGTTCCCCCAGCGGGATCTGCATCTGCGCAACGAACGCCTCGAGGTGGCCTTGCCCCCCGCCATCACCGACGCCCTGCTGAACCGGCTGAGCCCGACACCGCACGACCAAGACGGAGGCACACCGGCACCCGCCCCCCCTGTGCAAGGGTGA